Proteins from a single region of Brachionichthys hirsutus isolate HB-005 unplaced genomic scaffold, CSIRO-AGI_Bhir_v1 contig_696, whole genome shotgun sequence:
- the LOC137914437 gene encoding complement component C7-like, with the protein MKNIVQLLISILPWLQLLFMGKGFCQQRVDCQWGSYGAWSECDGCTKLQTRSRVMAVHPHFGGNACDGERTETRPCETSKGCPLEDGCGDRFRCRSGKCVSRSLLCNGDLDCEEDGLDEKCGIQKYIVCTASALPPNIELLGFGFDVVSGKLRASVINTKSFGGQCRTILSGVNFKPYRLPLSTIQYSFMVKAQNDFSDEIFTSKWHYAKDIVTRERVFGTTTGYRNYDYHDSYDTSQIQKVVILKSEIEVAQFQSNSPQYIPISEEFWKALVKLPSVYDFAAYRKVLERFGTHYLAEGSLGGSLKIVVKIDAETEKQLFSERSHAHECERVQRWILFFPITHEVCSSSHGQSSSSRGTTLTRVDVKGGAISNMANLKAMAPGDAGKNWESYSNWADSIRLFPQVTKQKLRPLSELVKEVQCAGVKKLYLRRAIEQYLSEADSCHCRPCTNNGMSFMDGDECKCICKPGTFGLACEHGADLEDQQGGIHGSWSCWSAWSQCSGVRRSRSRTCSNPTPQNRGKDCIGESTETSDCEDQNLEYLKTMEPQCFNEMVQASSRCGTPPALINGYILDPEDTYLVGSRVQYSCTGGFHLIGLNNLECTADQTWSGRPGLCTVLSCKLESLAEDVIASPLHQAYGVGEAVELSCPAGRQLLGEATIICDPSLHFSPDPADIKCSPVQMPQQHADHSVQCEPWEKPSRGQCVCKMPFECGSSLDVCATFAGRRTSILVNVCKMHALKCMGRIHTIAEDSSCTWPGRNTTECTKCHMWETCNDQTNECRCKDSADCSNPGISVCVRVGDDATTAVRTMSECEAGLRRCKGETVSVVSILPCTS; encoded by the exons ATGAAG AACATCGTTCAACTCCTTATATCCATTTTACCTTGGTTGCAGTTACTGTTCATGGGGAAAGG GTTTTGCCAGCAGAGAGTCGACTGCCAGTGGGGGTCATATGGGGCGTGGTCAGAGTGCGATGGCTGCACAAAATTACAG ACAAGGAGCAGAGTCATGGCTGTTCATCCTCACTTTGGAGGGAACGCCTGCGATGGAGAGCGAACTGAGACCAGGCCATGCGAAACATCAAAAGGCTGCCCTTTAGAGGATGGATGTGGAGACCGGTTTCGCTGTCGGTCAG GGAAATGTGTTAGCCGATCTTTGTTGTGTAACGGAGACCTTGACTGTGAAGAGGATGGTCTGGATGAAAAATGTGGCATTCAAAAATATATTGTCTGCACAGCTTCAGCTCTGCCACCAAACATTGAACTGCTAGGATTTGG GTTTGATGTGGTGTCAGGGAAACTGAGGGCCAGTGTCATCAACACAAAGAGTTTTGGGGGCCAGTGTCGAACCATACTTAGCGGTGTTAACTTTAAACCCTACAGACTCCCGCTCAGTACTATCCAGTACAGCTTCATG GTGAAGGCTCAGAACGACTTCAGTGATGAGATCTTCACCAGTAAGTGGCACTATGCAAAGGACATTGTCACGCGAGAGAGAGTGTTTGGAACCACAACAGGATATCGAAACTATGACTATCATGATTCATATGACACAAGTCAG ATTCAGAAAGTTGTGATTTTAAAGAGTGAAATAGAGGTAGCTCAATTCCAGAGCAACTCTCCTCAGTACATCCCAATATCGGAAGAATTTTGGAAAGCACTGGTCAAACTCCCATCAGTCTATGACTTTGCTGCCTACAGGAAGGTTTTGGAAAGGTTTGGGACACACTACCTGGCTGAAGGAAGCCTCGGAGGCTCCCTCAAGATCGTCGTCAAGATCGATGCAGAGACTGAAAAGCAACTCT TCAGTGAACGCTCTCATGCTCATGAATGTGAAAGGGTTCAACGctggattctttttttccccattacccATGAGGTTTGCAGCAGTAGTCACGGACAAAGTTCATCATCTCGGG GTACCACTTTGACAAGAGTGGATGTGAAGGGAGGAGCCATTTCAAACATGGCAAATCTGAAGGCCATGGCGCCAGGTGATGCGGGAAAGAACTGGGAATCCTACTCAAACTGGGCTGACTCTATTCGGTTGTTTCCACAGGTCACAAAGCAAAAG CTGCGACCGCTGTCTGAGCTGGTGAAGGAGGTTCAGTGTGCCGGGGTGAAGAAGCTCTACCTTCGCAGGGCCATAGAGCAGTACCTCTCTGAGGCTGACTCCTGCCACTGCCGGCCTTGCACCAACAACGGCATGTCTTTCATGGATGGAGACGAATGTAAATGTATCTGTAAACCTGGCACGTTTGGGCTGGCTTGTGAGCACGGAGCTGATCTGGAGGATCAGCAAG GAGGGATCCATGGTAGCTGGTCCTGCTGGTCTGCCTGGTCACAGTGCTCTGGGGTTCGAAGGTCCAGAAGTCGTACCTGCTCTAATCCCACTCCTCAGAATCGGGGTAAAGACTGCATCGGGGAATCTACTGAGACATCTGACTGTGAAGACCAAAATCTGGAGTACTTAAA AACCATGGAACCTCAGTGTTTCAATGAAATGGTCCAAGCAAGTTCGAGATGTGGAACCCCACCGGCTCTAATCAATGGTTACATCCTG GATCCGGAGGACACTTACCTGGTCGGGAGCAGAGTCCAGTACAGCTGCACTGGCGGTTTCCATCTTATTGGGCTGAACAACCTAGAATGCACTGCCGATCAGACTTGGTCTGGCAGGCCTGGGTTGTGTACGG TCTTAAGCTGCAAACTTGAGTCCCTTGCTGAAGATGTCATAGCATCTCCTTTACATCAGGCCTATGGCGTAGGGGAGGCAGTCGAATTGTCCTGTCCAGCGGGGAGACAGCTCCTTGGTGAAGCAACAATTATATGTGATCCCAGTCTTCATTTTTCACCAGACCCAGCAGACATCAAATGCAGCCCAG TCCAAATGCCCCAACAACACGCCGATCACTCGGTGCAATGTGAACCATGGGAGAAGCCTTCCAGAGGACAATGTGTTTGCAAAATGCCTTTTGAGTGCGG TTCATCTTTAGATGTATGCGCCACTTTTGCTGGGAGAAGAACATCAATTCTTGTGAATGTGTGCAAAATGCATGCCCTTAAGTGCATGGGGAGGATTCACACGATAGCTGAGGACAGCTCCTGCACATGGCCAGGGCGCAACACAACAGAATGCACTAAATGTCACATGTGGGAGACCTGCAATG ATCAAACCAATGAATGTCGCTGTAAAGATTCTGCGGATTGTTCAAACCCaggaatcagtgtgtgtgttcgtgtcgGGGACGACGCAACCACGGCAGTCCGGACCATGAGCGAATGCGAAGCGGGACTACGGAGATGTAAAGGGGAAACGGTGTCCGTTGTTAGCATCCTTCCTTGCACTTCCTGA